A stretch of Desulfobacteraceae bacterium DNA encodes these proteins:
- a CDS encoding CooT family nickel-binding protein, translating to MCDINVFVRRDGREQMVMENVDVVEDRGGRFHLTNIFGEEKEVAGRMVAFNNSQKRMVFEAL from the coding sequence ATGTGTGACATCAACGTGTTCGTACGTCGCGACGGCCGGGAGCAGATGGTGATGGAAAACGTCGATGTGGTCGAGGACCGCGGCGGCCGTTTCCACCTGACCAACATTTTCGGCGAGGAAAAGGAGGTGGCCGGCAGGATGGTGGCCTTCAACAACAGCCAAAAGCGGATGGTCTTCGAAGCGCTTTAA
- a CDS encoding alpha/beta fold hydrolase: MPIITPSPYRPPALLGNPHLQTICPTLFRRVSGVRYRRERIFTPDGDFIDLDWSAAGADRLAIVLHGLEGDAHRHYMRGMVRAFNRRRWDAVAFNFRGCSGEPNRLPRSYHSGATEDLDAVLGHVLAGNRYRRIALVGFSLGGNLTLRYLGEKGRGISPFISRAAAISVPCDLASSSRRLAEPANAVYMKRFLLLFRAKIRAKMALMPDRISDAGFETIRNFKDFDDRYTAPLHGFRDAEDYWARCSAGPLLPEVQVPTLVLSALDDPFLPPECYPVAAARANPRLFLEMPAAGGHVGFIHFRRDGEFWHETRVADFATAD; this comes from the coding sequence ATGCCGATCATCACCCCCAGCCCCTACCGCCCGCCCGCCCTGCTGGGCAACCCCCACCTGCAGACCATCTGCCCGACCCTCTTCCGGCGGGTCTCCGGCGTCCGCTACCGGCGCGAGCGGATTTTCACCCCCGACGGGGACTTCATCGACCTGGACTGGTCCGCCGCGGGGGCCGACCGCCTGGCGATCGTCCTCCACGGGCTGGAAGGCGACGCCCACCGCCACTACATGCGGGGGATGGTCAGGGCCTTCAACCGCCGCCGCTGGGACGCCGTGGCCTTCAACTTCCGCGGCTGCAGCGGCGAGCCCAACCGCCTGCCGCGCTCCTACCACAGCGGCGCCACCGAAGACCTGGACGCGGTCCTGGGCCACGTGCTAGCCGGCAACCGCTACCGCCGGATCGCCCTGGTGGGCTTCAGCCTGGGCGGCAACCTGACCCTGCGCTACCTGGGCGAGAAGGGCCGCGGCATATCCCCTTTCATCTCCCGGGCGGCGGCGATTTCGGTCCCCTGCGATCTGGCCAGCAGCTCCCGGCGGCTGGCCGAGCCGGCCAACGCCGTCTACATGAAACGCTTTCTGCTGCTTTTCCGCGCCAAGATCCGGGCCAAGATGGCCCTCATGCCCGACCGGATCAGCGATGCGGGCTTTGAGACCATCCGCAACTTCAAGGATTTCGACGACCGCTACACCGCCCCGCTGCACGGTTTCCGGGACGCCGAGGACTACTGGGCGCGCTGCAGCGCCGGCCCGCTGCTGCCGGAGGTCCAGGTCCCAACTCTCGTCCTGAGCGCCCTGGACGACCCCTTCCTGCCGCCGGAGTGCTACCCCGTCGCGGCCGCCCGCGCCAACCCCCGCCTCTTTCTTGAAATGCCGGCCGCCGGCGGCCACGTGGGCTTCATCCACTTCCGCCGCGACGGGGAGTTCTGGCACGAAACCCGGGTGGCCGACTTCGCCACCGCCGACTGA
- a CDS encoding DegQ family serine endoprotease — MKALQKNHPRLSRLLPVTLLALTIAAGGAAAAVKDDAAAMLPNNLSTLAKEARDGVVNIRTVKTMKGGGPVFRHFFGNPFERGNPFEEFFGPRMRRNPSQDFKQRSLGSGFIIDREGHIVTNNHVIEGADEITVKLANGKEFTAELVGRDPNTDLALIKIAPSKDLKPLQMGKSEELTVGTWVMAIGSPFGLEQTVTVGIVSAKGRIIGSGPYDDFIQTDASINPGNSGGPLLNLRGEVVGINTAIVARGQGIGFAIPSDLAQNVISQLQSKGEVTRGWLGVAIQDLSSDLADYYRIKDGEGVLVSEVYAGDPADKAGIKAQDIIVALDGRKVTSSRELSAMVADSPVGSRLKVEIVRDGKPKTVTVTLAKRDQDPSARATIDSPRDEAEFGLQVSDLDRETAQRLGLDPDEKGVVVVGVSPESKAEEAGLRQGDLIKEVNRNPVENAKALGRMLEKSSTEPVQFLVMRPGVGLMVLKITP, encoded by the coding sequence ATGAAAGCGTTGCAGAAAAACCATCCCCGCCTCAGCCGGCTGCTGCCGGTCACCCTGCTGGCGCTGACCATCGCCGCCGGCGGCGCTGCGGCGGCCGTCAAGGACGACGCCGCGGCGATGCTGCCCAACAACTTAAGCACCCTCGCCAAAGAGGCCCGCGACGGGGTCGTCAATATCCGCACCGTCAAGACCATGAAAGGCGGCGGCCCGGTCTTCCGCCACTTCTTTGGCAACCCCTTTGAGCGCGGCAACCCGTTTGAGGAATTCTTTGGGCCGCGCATGCGCCGCAACCCTTCCCAGGACTTCAAGCAGCGCAGCCTGGGATCGGGCTTCATCATCGACCGTGAGGGGCACATCGTCACCAACAACCACGTCATCGAGGGAGCCGACGAGATCACCGTCAAACTGGCCAATGGCAAGGAGTTTACCGCGGAGCTGGTGGGCCGCGACCCCAACACCGATCTGGCGCTGATCAAAATTGCGCCCTCCAAGGACCTCAAACCCCTGCAGATGGGGAAATCCGAAGAGCTTACGGTGGGCACCTGGGTGATGGCCATCGGGAGCCCCTTCGGTCTCGAGCAGACCGTCACCGTGGGGATCGTCAGCGCCAAGGGCCGGATCATCGGCTCGGGGCCCTATGACGACTTTATCCAGACCGACGCCTCCATCAACCCCGGCAACAGCGGAGGCCCCCTGCTCAACCTGCGGGGCGAGGTCGTGGGCATCAACACGGCGATCGTGGCCCGCGGCCAGGGGATCGGCTTCGCCATCCCCTCGGACCTGGCCCAGAACGTGATCAGCCAGTTGCAGTCCAAGGGGGAGGTCACCCGCGGCTGGCTGGGTGTGGCCATCCAGGATCTCTCCTCGGACCTGGCCGACTACTACCGCATCAAGGACGGCGAGGGGGTGCTGGTCTCCGAGGTCTATGCCGGCGACCCGGCAGACAAGGCCGGCATCAAAGCCCAGGACATCATTGTGGCCCTGGACGGCCGGAAGGTGACCAGCAGCCGCGAACTCTCCGCCATGGTCGCCGATTCTCCGGTGGGCAGCCGCCTGAAAGTGGAGATCGTGCGCGACGGCAAGCCCAAGACCGTCACGGTGACCCTCGCCAAACGTGATCAGGACCCCAGCGCCAGGGCGACCATCGACAGCCCCCGGGATGAAGCCGAGTTCGGCCTCCAGGTGAGCGACCTGGACCGCGAAACCGCCCAGCGGCTGGGACTCGACCCGGATGAAAAAGGGGTGGTGGTCGTCGGCGTCAGCCCCGAAAGCAAGGCCGAGGAGGCCGGCCTGCGGCAGGGCGACCTGATCAAGGAAGTCAACCGCAACCCGGTGGAGAACGCCAAGGCCCTGGGGCGGATGCTGGAGAAAAGCAGCACCGAACCGGTCCAGTTCCTGGTCATGCGACCCGGCGTGGGCCTGATGGTGCTCAAAATCACCCCGTAG
- a CDS encoding glutamine--tRNA ligase/YqeY domain fusion protein → MKNTGTPTAPEPAADSGPSNFIRTIIEEDLRAGKNDGRVATRFPPEPNGYLHIGHAKSICLNFGLARDYNGTCNLRFDDTNPAKESAEYVASIQTDVRWLGFDWEDRLHFASDYFEALYDYAVALIRTGKAYVCSLSADEIREYRGTLTEPGRPSPYRDRLVEENLDLFRRMRAGEFPDGSHVLRAKIDMAAANLILRDPTLFRIRRLHHHRTGDRWCIYPMYDFTHCLSDAIEGITHSVCTMEFENNRALYDWVLDNLEVPCHPQQIEFARLNLTHTVLSKRKLIALVEKGVVSGWDDPRMPTISGLRRRGYPPEAIRTFCDRIGVAKRESTVDIALLEHCIREHLNASAPRVMGVLRPLKVVIDNYPEGQVEEMAFLNHPEYPERGSRMVPFSKVLYIERDDFREEAPRKWFRLAPGREVRLRYAYYVTCVDVVKDAAGEVVALHCTYDPATRGGDSPDGRKVKGTLHWVSAAHALPAEVRLYDHLFSEPDPQACADFEACLNPDSLEVLTDSRVEPSLATAAAGVCFQFERQGYFCRDTQVGSPDRLVFNRTVGLRDSWAKIEKAQQRGA, encoded by the coding sequence ATGAAAAACACCGGCACCCCGACCGCCCCCGAACCGGCGGCAGACAGCGGCCCGTCCAATTTCATCCGGACCATTATCGAAGAGGACCTCCGGGCCGGTAAAAACGATGGCCGCGTGGCGACCCGCTTCCCCCCCGAGCCCAACGGCTACCTGCACATCGGCCACGCCAAGTCCATCTGCCTCAATTTCGGCCTGGCCCGGGACTACAACGGCACCTGCAACCTGCGCTTCGACGACACCAACCCGGCCAAGGAAAGCGCCGAATACGTCGCCTCCATCCAGACCGACGTCCGGTGGCTGGGGTTTGACTGGGAAGACCGGCTGCATTTCGCGTCGGACTATTTTGAGGCGCTCTACGACTACGCCGTCGCCCTCATCCGGACCGGCAAGGCCTACGTCTGCAGCCTGAGCGCCGATGAGATCCGCGAATACCGGGGCACCCTGACCGAGCCCGGCAGGCCCAGCCCCTACCGCGATCGGTTGGTGGAAGAGAACCTGGACCTCTTCAGGCGCATGCGCGCCGGCGAGTTCCCCGACGGCAGCCACGTCCTGCGCGCCAAGATCGACATGGCCGCGGCCAACCTGATCCTGCGCGACCCGACGCTCTTTCGCATCCGCCGCCTGCATCATCACCGCACCGGCGACCGCTGGTGCATCTACCCGATGTACGATTTCACCCACTGCCTTTCGGACGCCATCGAAGGGATCACCCACTCGGTGTGCACCATGGAGTTCGAGAACAACCGCGCGCTCTACGACTGGGTGCTGGACAACCTGGAGGTCCCCTGCCACCCCCAGCAGATCGAATTCGCCCGCCTGAACCTCACCCACACCGTGCTCAGCAAAAGAAAACTGATCGCACTGGTGGAAAAAGGGGTGGTTTCCGGCTGGGACGACCCCCGCATGCCGACCATCTCGGGCCTGCGCCGGCGGGGCTATCCGCCCGAGGCGATCCGCACCTTCTGCGACCGCATCGGGGTTGCCAAGCGCGAAAGCACGGTGGACATCGCCCTGCTGGAGCATTGCATCCGGGAACATCTCAATGCCAGCGCGCCGCGGGTGATGGGCGTGCTGCGGCCGCTGAAAGTGGTGATCGACAACTATCCCGAGGGGCAGGTGGAGGAGATGGCCTTTCTGAACCACCCCGAGTACCCCGAGCGGGGCAGCCGAATGGTGCCGTTTTCCAAGGTGCTTTACATCGAGCGGGATGACTTCCGGGAAGAGGCGCCGCGCAAATGGTTCCGCCTGGCGCCGGGGCGGGAGGTGCGCCTGCGCTATGCCTACTACGTGACCTGTGTGGACGTGGTCAAGGATGCGGCCGGCGAGGTGGTCGCACTGCACTGCACCTACGATCCGGCCACCCGCGGCGGCGACTCGCCCGACGGCCGCAAGGTCAAGGGCACGCTGCACTGGGTTTCGGCGGCCCACGCCCTGCCGGCCGAGGTCCGGCTCTACGACCACCTTTTCAGCGAACCGGACCCCCAGGCCTGCGCGGATTTCGAAGCCTGCCTGAACCCCGACTCGCTGGAGGTTTTGACTGACAGCCGGGTGGAGCCGAGCCTGGCGACGGCGGCGGCCGGTGTCTGCTTCCAGTTCGAGCGCCAGGGCTATTTCTGCCGCGACACGCAAGTGGGGAGCCCCGATCGGCTGGTCTTCAACCGCACCGTGGGGCTGCGGGATTCGTGGGCCAAAATCGAAAAGGCCCAGCAGCGCGGCGCCTGA